A region of the Ranitomeya variabilis isolate aRanVar5 chromosome 5, aRanVar5.hap1, whole genome shotgun sequence genome:
cttaatgtgacggtaccttaacactggtGACAGAAATGCTAATGACCCAGCAATTAAGGGGATAAACAAACTGAAATGTGAATACATGTGGGCTCTGCATGAAATAAGAGCAGCAATGTATGAACTGCAGCAAGAAAATGCCAGACTGAGGCAGGAGATAGAAAAGTTACAGACACCAACCCCTGGACATCTGAGCCAGGAGGGGGCCATGGATATGAGGAGTGCAGAGGACATGACCTCCACTGGCCAGGAGGACGAGAGGCTGAATAACCCCAATATGGAGGAAACAGTCTAATAAAAGGGAGACAGAAATAAGACCCATAGAGGAGAGAAGAGAACCTGCTACCAGCACAATCTCCAGCACAGACCCCCATCAGCAGCCACATCACCCATCCACAACCTTACAAAGTCCCGATACCGTCCTCATAATGGACTCAAATGGGAAATACCTGAATACACGGCGGTTATTCCCAGGAAAAAGGGTCAAAAAAATCCGCTGTGCAACTATTGAGCAGGTGACAGCAGTCATCAATAATCCACGGTTTACCAACCCAAGCCATATCATTAATACACACCGGCACAAAAATCTGCCAGACTAGCACCAGCAGATCTCAGGACAACTGACCCAACTAGCAAGGACAGGACAACTAAAATTCCCTGACAGCAAAATCATTCTGTCATCTCTGCTCCCAAGAAAGGATATATCCAGCCACACCATCCAGAACATCAACACGGACCTAACTGCAAGAATGAAATCTGTGCCAGGAGTGATTCTGGCACAACACCTCTCCATAAATCACCATCACCTGTATGACAGCAAGCACCTGAATAAACTAGGGGTCAGCCTTctggccaaagagctgaaggacattGTACTGAACAGGGACCCTAGGCCTGAATCCAACACCAACCACAGTCTCATGGAAAGACCCTCAACAATGAAAAGGAAGGAAACCACAACTATATCTATGGAAGCTGGAAACAAAAACCCTCACCCAAAATCTGACCATCAGAGGAGAAGACCACCATGGAGGAGACCACCGACCTCACACAGACATACAAAACAGAGACATCCAGAGGAGAGATATACAGAGCAGAGACATGGAGGAGATAAGGACTCTGCTTAACACATTGTGCAGGAAGCTAATATGACTGGATGGAACATCATTACTAAACCAGTCAGAGATCCAGTGTGTCCTACACAGCCACACTCATTACAAGGTATACACACACaagtgatatataaaaaaaaaaaatgaccacttAAAATTAGCAGCTGGAACATACAAGGCCTGAACACCTCGGTGTTTGGATGTAAAACAAATGACCCAGATTTTATACAAAAACTGAAAAACAGACATCCAGattctctaaggctggtttcacatttgcggttgtgtccgcagcgtttgtaccgcatatatccgcatgtgttgtgtattcctatatttaacattagggacgcatgcgtttttgtttgttcgcgttttgccgcgtttgacaacgcatgcgtcgtttcattgtttgcggcttggcgcggaaatgcaacatgtagtaatttttagaggcgtcaatttgccgcctggaaacgcatgcggtcaatTGCGCAAGGCTTGCGACAAAaacacgcattgctgtctatatgaacgcatgcgtttacaagcacatgcgtttggttgcgttcatgaacgcatgcgttccacaagagaaaaacatgtctagacactgataagccaccccccacatacaaggtgataaagggagggtgtggacagttgcaggtcacttctcagcagacagccaagcagagcagacggaccacagcggacagccaagcagagcatacagaccacagcaacttggagcaaacaagcctcttataatgtgagtatatcctagccaatgcctttaatttctattttctttctctacatgtcctaatttatgccatttctttctttctacatgcatcagaatgtcttcttcagattcttctcatgaggagtttcttcctgggccgtctgaagtcgagcatgtcagtgaggtgagtacttgcctcgtcagattggtaagtattcactgtcacatctacacatgtgacaatttgaatttttcttttttttttagagctcttcttctactgcggcagagacagggcaggagcaacggagtcaaggtccggtggaaagacggcagcgggtacgtatacaaggctgactgtttactgtatcctcagtgtaatattcttgaatcttcctttctttccattcatatttctttacttttttcttctggaatccttttgtatgttgactttcctattcatgccatttctcagcatcttttttctttcttttccttatgttaattgagcaaactttaatgactttatttcatttttaggtttcataacgggaggatgatcttattgagaatgacctcctcatctccctggtccaggagcgagtcccgttgtgggacacccaggatccactgcactcaaacaacgtcacgatccggcgcttatggaatgaggtggccaaagagatgtgggatggctgggacaacgccccgacacgggtccgaaatgcatttggtaagaattgcactgcagtgtgaagcagcagagaccttggccgtgctcactcgactgtgtgtgatgaaaaactctcaggagtttctgtcatcacattcAGTTGTGTGAGCactgccaaaagtcctttttctgaccataatttttttttttttttttttaaacagtggccaaagtcaaaacacgttggcgttcgatgaaggaccgcttcaacaaggacctgcgtcaagagagccgtgttcccagtggttcaggagcaaggatcagaagatacaaataccatcgagttctggcatttttaagaccggtccttgcccagagaacgtaagtatttatcacgtgcattaggttgtattgtattgccataatctgtatttttatattccgcaggattttgcgtctggttaatttttggtattaattttctttttccttttttcgcagcacatacagcactactgttggcccaggttctggagcggtccttcatccgacagccacggacccgtcccagccatccagcagcgcagcagcaagtgggccttccacactaactggagaccagggagctggtccatcaggtcttcggctactttcacactagcgtcgggaacaacccgtcgctgtgcgtcgggccgaggttcccgacgctagcgtggtctccgccgcacaacgggggcagcggatgcatttttcccacgcatccgctgccccattgtgaggtgcggggaagtgcggggaggtgggggcggagttccggccacgcatgcgcggtcggaaaaagcggaccgtcgggagcaaaaaacgttacatgtaacgtttttttttcccgacggtccgctaacacacgcccaagcgtcgcaaaacggacgcgacgttttgcaatgcgtcgcaaatgcgtcgctaatgcgtcgctaatgttagtctatgacgaaaaaacgtatccagcaagaacttttgctggatgcgtattttcagcaaaacgacgcatttgcgacgtattgcagttaacgctagtgtgaaactagccttcccctttcgcagtcctcttccactgccccttttttttgggctcctcccggcagcgggcttCGGACAGgtaactcatgcccgagtttttgcacttgagctcggttttacatgaagcaatcaaggctttgggtgaccgaatggatgtttcacataacctcttgaatgcatgtatccaggaggtcagcaaaagccttgatcaagtgaaagacgACCTCCAGAGgcaagcacatcatttttttaaccacattgagcagggcatgtcggaacaccttactcctgatctccagctgagtgtcatgcaggcctgcaatgctgcttatgtggaggctatgcagcagagtcggtatttccagcagacaatggcggcatatccacctgtgccttcactgtcacgattgacctcaatgccgacctctgctgcatcccactgcacggccacctcaattccttccacagccggacaccactacagcaccaccactatGCCGAGTGCAGTtaaacatcccaccgccaccaccatgacaaccgctgctcctgcttggacctcctccactgacaccacgatgcagcaggaccctggcatggccttccgtaccgccaccaccacgatgcagcaggaccctggcatgaccttccgtaccgccaccaccacgatgcagcaggaccctggcatggccttccgtaccgccaccaccacgatgcagcaggaccctggcatggccttccgctctacaagcgctatggactctggtatggctgcacgctctacgagcactatggactctggcatggctgcacgctctacgagcactatggactctggcatggctgcacgctctacgagcactatggactctggcatggctgcacgctctacgagcactatggactctggcatggctgcacgctctacgagcactatggactctggcatggctgcacgctctacgagcactatggactctggcatggctgcacgctctacgagcactatggactctggcatggctgcacgctctacgagcactatggactctggcatggctgcacgctctacgagcactatggactctggcatggctgcacgctctacgagcactatggactctggcatggctgcacgatctacgagcactatggactctggcatggctgcacgatctacgagcactatggactctgccatggctgcacgatctacgagcactatggactctgccatggctgcacgatctacgagcactatggactctgccatggctgcacgatctacgagcactatggactctgccatggctgcacgatctacgagcactatggactctgacagtgcagccggaccctgacaggtcacccaccaccacgcgacgccatatgagcccaccaagaactcccacaaccaggcaaaccaaaaaaacacacaaaaaaaaaagaggactcttagcattcctcccccttcacctcccaatgtgtctgtaatgtcaggtttgtctcacccttccagtgcgtctcaagcctctcatgtgtcaagccccatccccgaacttccagacccttctagtttcattgccctttctccagccacctctgcgtcgtccacggttagccaggcctcagtgcttcacaccccccgtttacatcactctaccccaagccggcgcagtaaatatattttttggttgttaaaaaataaaaaaaaattgatttgccacaattatgcttggtttattgtgtcttccgccgccagcaacacacaccgtgcgccaactaagaaacttcgccacacacttactttttgggccacatcatatctccagtagttataaaaaaaaaagactgcagctttgtgtgtctttagtatacagatatgagatgggcccaaaaatattagatgtattatctccataatctcttcttgtctgttactagtgtggcagtctgaagagaaaatggtggaaatacagtgcagacctctactgaacaggttaggtgtcaaaaaactcattagttatgacacctgacctggtgagtagagaactgccttgtataaccaccattttctcttctttatacataatctattacacacaaattgagggacaatggtgatcacacactgcatatctatgctcacctgcacaggtgtcagaaacagtgaattcatgaggctgttatatgtgcatcatgaattaattatttctgacacctgacttgatgagtatagatctctttagtgtgacagtcattgtctcttcagtctgtgtcctatggatacagcagaacagaatcaggacgcaatgacgtaaacaagcttaccaataaagcaacatggctgccataacactagcagtatgtggccagtgttttatataagtatttgtaagccaaaacaaggagtggaacaataagtaaattatgatattaacataactagcacctctgcctttatcacccactcctggttttggattacaaaaactgatattaaatacagaccaaatactgccagttttaggacagccttggtttgtagaggaaaaacacggtcaacacaaacaaaactaaagtttattaatgagaaatattattttcatatcagaaaattaatggtacagatctaattacaacaggacatttacacaacattgtcctgccaggacacacgtccaatatctgaatcaaaaaaggcagcaaattggtcccgcatgtgaccaactgccgcagttgaccgcagcgggtgatgctggaaatcgggcagtgggtgtgcaactggttcatccagttcaatgttgggttgctccttagccattatataattatgcagaaccacacaggctttgaccacctcgtcgactgtttccacttttagatttatggctgatgcaagaatgcgccatttagtgaccagaatgccaaaggtacactctactgttcttcgggccctgggcagtctgtagttaaagatccttctagtgtggttcaagtcccgactggaatagggcttcagtaggttttcacacatctgaaaggcctcatccccaaccataacaaatggcatcggtggaccttgagtgttggggagaggttgtggcgggggaaaattgaaattgttgccatacacacggcggcccatatcagagttcttgaaagtctgggaatcgttgccacggccaaaagctccattgtccacggcgatgaagcgacagttcgcatcggctattgccatgagcacaacagaaaaatattttttatagttgaaatactccgatcctgttctggcaggtttgataatgcggatgtgctttccatccaccgctcctaaacagttggggaaatcacacacactccagaatttttctgcaatttcaagccacatgtccaaggtgggtaggggtataaactcatcccggagtacattccacaaagcccggcaggtgtccgcaactattccggacagggtggatattccaagccggtattggaagtggagggatgataaactctctccggttgccagaaatctgtatgaaaaacaaacccaaaaaacattacaatctattctaattatggtgtggttacgctaaagaaagaaaggaaaatacccaaaacatacatgtcagaaaacacaaaatttggactgtaattggtttagatttggaacgtaccttaatataaccagcagatgttcctccggtggaatcgctctacggagctgggcgtCCTGTCTCCGTatagctccttggacacgagcaagcaaatcccggaacgagtcttgcgacatccttgtgtattcctggaatttctccgggttggcattaagctcggcatacagcgtgtgataggctccacggctctcacgtagttcgataatggggtgtctccttctccatctttcgcgatttctgtcttgctcccaagcaaaagcacaggcaagaaacagatgcttaaatccaggttgaaataaaagctctccatgcgaagatccatcatgacacagggtacagtagcaaactgttaagatttcagtagccctagggtctatatatagagatcccataatacacgccctctgtaatcccattggcggtgtctggttatcttgatttttctcttgtgaaatttctcatcatgcgcaccaaaaacgcgcaaacagaaaaaaacgcatataaacgcgtacaaacgaggcgtttttttaaccacatgcgtctaaaaaatgccgcgtttatatgcttttttccaccacttgcggatgcgttttaaacgctgcggatttaaatgcaaatgtgaaactagccttagaaacATGGACCAGGGCCGAAAATGAATCCCTGATGCCCATCAGATACAGGGAAATCTGTGTCCCTGCCCTAAAAAATAAGAATATTAAACAGGGCCGCTGCTCAGGAGGAATATTGATCTGGCATAAAGAAGAGCTCCAccagtacatcaaaccggtgaagagAGGAGACAGCCACAAATGGTTTAGAATCAGCAGCTCCAAAAAGATCTTGAACctatgtagaagtttaggacttcatattcTTAATGGTCGCATCAACGGAGACTCCCTAGGAAGATACACATTAAACTCCCATGTAGGAAGTagtgtagtagactacgccattacagatATGGACATGGAAAATATCGGCGgcttcatagtcaccccacaaatgCACCTGTCTGatcacagccaacttcttctgtacacaaaatctacagagaaaccatcggCACAAAAGCCTCAGCAGAGCAGCCTCTTCCAACCTGcgtccatcctataaatggtccaagacGTCGGCAATAAAATATCAAGAGACTCCAAGCAGATACAGAATACAGGGGATGCTCCACCACTTCTATAACTACGAGTAAAAGCCTAacccagaaggagtgaaccaagctacaaaagacctcaacgatatattctacaccatggccgaattgtccgaccttaaaaaagtcaACAATAAAAGGCCAAAAGAAAAACAGGCGGCCAATGGTTGGTTCGACAGAGAATGTAAAGCCATACAGAAGAC
Encoded here:
- the LOC143773551 gene encoding uncharacterized protein LOC143773551, with the protein product MWDGWDNAPTRVRNAFVAKVKTRWRSMKDRFNKDLRQESRVPSGSGARIRRYKYHRVLAFLRPVLAQRTTYSTTVGPGSGAVLHPTATDPSQPSSSAAASGPSTLTGDQGAGPSGLRLLSH